One window from the genome of bacterium encodes:
- a CDS encoding winged helix-turn-helix domain-containing protein translates to MFCRMALHDDLRILGLSIKERKILLALRDGADTPLKLTRQTGISRSAIYAILANLHKRGLAVSRIAKGRKRWQLHSGDTIDQALYDFKRFLLQIPEGNQQVHGRADSTVCIYRGKEAIRKVMLELFEANKNQRFFWGFQGDRATKSWNTLFTVSETNRINRDIKKGRTITEAVLPIGWLEEQARSLGIQWVKDFEGRTARVNVIDPKYFRHGGQCWIFKDSLYLFSLSEGLIVEVKNSEIQKMILSAFEFMQEHSQLIDANELLRDLMNSQVS, encoded by the coding sequence ATGTTTTGCCGTATGGCACTTCACGATGATCTGCGAATACTCGGCCTCTCAATCAAGGAAAGGAAGATTCTCTTGGCGCTTCGCGACGGTGCGGATACGCCCTTAAAGCTGACTCGCCAGACGGGAATCTCCCGCTCTGCCATTTATGCGATTTTGGCGAATCTGCATAAACGAGGGCTGGCCGTTTCGCGCATCGCCAAAGGACGCAAGCGGTGGCAATTGCATAGCGGAGATACTATTGATCAGGCACTATACGATTTCAAGCGTTTCTTGCTGCAAATACCCGAAGGAAACCAACAGGTTCACGGTCGCGCTGACTCAACGGTATGTATCTATCGGGGAAAAGAAGCAATTAGGAAGGTCATGCTTGAGCTCTTTGAAGCGAACAAGAACCAACGGTTCTTCTGGGGCTTCCAAGGTGACCGCGCGACCAAGAGTTGGAATACCCTGTTCACCGTTTCCGAAACAAACCGAATAAACCGCGATATAAAGAAGGGCCGTACGATTACCGAAGCTGTCTTGCCAATCGGGTGGCTTGAGGAACAAGCGCGTTCTCTAGGAATACAATGGGTGAAAGATTTCGAAGGACGCACCGCGAGAGTCAATGTTATTGATCCAAAGTACTTCAGGCATGGCGGCCAGTGCTGGATATTTAAGGATTCCTTATATCTCTTCTCCTTAAGCGAAGGATTGATTGTCGAAGTCAAGAACTCGGAGATACAAAAAATGATTCTTTCCGCCTTTGAATTTATGCAGGAGCATTCGCAGCTTATAGATGCGAACGAGCTTTTGCGCGATCTGATGAATAGCCAAGTATCTTAG